A portion of the Blastochloris tepida genome contains these proteins:
- the purQ gene encoding phosphoribosylformylglycinamidine synthase subunit PurQ, whose amino-acid sequence MNAAVIVFPGSNRERDVAFALELVSGKKPALVWHAETALPPGTDLVVLPGGFSYGDYLRCGAIAARAAIMDAVRAHAARGGLVLGICNGFQILCEAGLLPGVLMRNKDRRFACKIAHLKVERADTAFTRLYAPGQVISIPCAHGEGNYVADAETLAGIEGEGRVAFRYCSASGEVGPAFNHNGSTNSIAGVFSKTFNVLGMMPHPENHVDARLGSTDGRGLFAGLVDTLASAA is encoded by the coding sequence ATGAACGCCGCCGTCATCGTCTTCCCCGGCTCGAACCGCGAGCGCGACGTCGCCTTCGCGCTGGAGCTGGTGTCCGGCAAGAAGCCGGCGCTGGTGTGGCACGCCGAGACCGCGCTGCCCCCCGGCACCGACCTCGTGGTGCTGCCCGGCGGCTTCTCCTATGGCGACTATCTGCGCTGCGGCGCCATCGCCGCCCGCGCCGCGATCATGGACGCGGTGCGCGCCCACGCCGCCCGCGGCGGGCTGGTGCTGGGCATCTGCAACGGCTTCCAGATCCTGTGCGAGGCAGGCCTGCTGCCGGGCGTGCTGATGCGCAACAAGGACCGCCGTTTCGCCTGCAAGATCGCCCACCTCAAGGTCGAACGCGCCGATACCGCCTTCACCCGCCTCTATGCGCCGGGGCAAGTGATCTCCATTCCCTGCGCCCATGGCGAAGGCAACTACGTCGCCGACGCCGAGACCCTGGCCGGGATCGAGGGCGAGGGCCGGGTGGCGTTCCGCTACTGCTCGGCATCGGGCGAGGTCGGCCCGGCCTTCAACCACAACGGCTCGACCAACTCGATCGCCGGGGTGTTCTCGAAGACTTTCAACGTCCTGGGCATGATGCCACACCCCGAGAACCACGTGGACGCCCGCCTCGGCTCGACCGACGGCCGCGGTCTGTTCGCGGGCCTCGTCGACACGCTGGCCAGCGCGGCGTGA
- the purS gene encoding phosphoribosylformylglycinamidine synthase subunit PurS, translating to MKARVYVTLKTGILDPQGKAIEGALKSLGIEGVASVRQGKVFDIEIAPTADRADTEKLLAAAADKLLANTVIENYRVEIL from the coding sequence ATGAAGGCCCGCGTGTATGTCACGCTCAAGACCGGAATTCTCGATCCGCAAGGCAAGGCGATCGAGGGCGCGCTGAAGTCGCTCGGCATCGAGGGCGTCGCCAGCGTCCGCCAGGGCAAGGTGTTCGACATCGAGATCGCGCCCACCGCCGACCGCGCCGACACCGAGAAGCTGCTGGCCGCCGCCGCCGACAAGCTGCTCGCCAATACGGTGATCGAGAACTACCGCGTCGAGATCCTCTAG
- the purC gene encoding phosphoribosylaminoimidazolesuccinocarboxamide synthase, with amino-acid sequence MDFLKPRYTPMSRRRRIYEGKAKVLYEGPEPGTLIQHFKDDATAFNAKKHQVIDGKGVLNNRISEFIFQKLNDIGVPTHFIRRMNMREQLIREVEIIPLEVVVRNVAAGSLSTRLGIEEGTQLPRSIIEFYYKNDQLNDPLVSEEHVTAFGWATPQEIDDIIALAIRVNDFLSGLFLGVGIRLVDFKMECGRLWENDMMRIVVADEISPDCCRLWDMKSGDKMDKDRFRKDMGGLIEAYTEVARRLGILGENERPQGSGPILVKG; translated from the coding sequence ATGGATTTTCTTAAGCCCAGGTACACCCCTATGAGCCGTCGTCGGCGCATTTATGAAGGCAAGGCCAAGGTTCTCTACGAGGGCCCCGAGCCCGGCACCCTGATTCAACACTTCAAGGACGATGCCACGGCCTTCAACGCCAAGAAACATCAGGTGATCGACGGAAAGGGGGTGCTGAACAACCGAATTTCCGAGTTCATTTTCCAGAAGCTGAACGACATCGGCGTGCCGACGCACTTCATCCGCCGGATGAACATGCGCGAGCAGCTCATCCGCGAAGTCGAGATCATTCCGCTTGAAGTCGTTGTCCGCAACGTGGCGGCCGGTTCGCTGTCGACCCGTCTCGGCATCGAGGAAGGCACCCAGCTTCCCCGCTCGATTATCGAGTTCTACTACAAGAACGACCAACTGAACGATCCGCTGGTGTCGGAAGAGCATGTGACGGCGTTCGGCTGGGCGACCCCGCAGGAGATCGACGACATCATCGCCCTCGCCATCCGGGTCAACGACTTCCTGTCCGGCCTGTTCCTCGGCGTCGGCATCCGTCTGGTCGACTTCAAGATGGAATGCGGCCGGCTGTGGGAAAACGACATGATGCGGATCGTCGTCGCCGACGAGATCTCGCCCGACTGCTGCCGCCTGTGGGACATGAAGAGCGGCGACAAGATGGACAAGGACCGCTTCCGCAAGGACATGGGCGGCCTGATCGAGGCCTATACCGAGGTGGCCCGCCGGCTCGGCATTCTCGGCGAGAATGAGCGGCCCCAGGGCTCCGGCCCGATTCTCGTCAAGGGCTGA
- a CDS encoding DUF1476 domain-containing protein: MTIFDKREDLFEKQFAQNEELRFKATARRNRLLGLWAAEKLGKTGEDADVYAREVVMSDFEEAGDEDVFRKVRKDFDDAGVQQSDHQIRRTMEELLAQAMHELKVGG; encoded by the coding sequence ATGACCATTTTCGACAAGCGCGAGGATCTGTTCGAAAAGCAGTTCGCCCAGAACGAGGAACTGCGTTTCAAGGCGACGGCGCGCCGGAATCGTCTGCTCGGGCTGTGGGCTGCCGAAAAGCTCGGCAAGACCGGCGAGGATGCCGACGTCTATGCCCGCGAGGTTGTGATGAGCGACTTCGAGGAGGCCGGCGACGAGGACGTGTTCCGCAAGGTGCGCAAGGATTTCGACGATGCCGGTGTGCAGCAGTCGGACCACCAGATCCGCCGCACCATGGAAGAGCTGCTGGCGCAGGCCATGCACGAGCTGAAGGTCGGCGGCTGA
- the purB gene encoding adenylosuccinate lyase gives MIPRYSRPQMASIWEPQTRFRIWFEIEAHAADAQAKLGVIPAEAAAKVWEKGQGAVFDVARIDKIERTTKHDVIAFLTHLAEIVGPEARFVHQGMTSSDVLDTCLNVQLTRAADILIADVDAVLAALEKRAFEHRLTPTIGRSHGIHAEPTTFGVKLAGHAAAFQRARARLVAARTEVATCAISGAVGTFAQIDPSVEAHVAERMGLSPEPVSTQVIPRDRHAMFFATLGVVASQVENLAIEVRHLQRTEVLEAEEFFSEGQKGSSAMPHKRNPVLTENLTGLARMVRAYVTPALENVALWHERDISHSSVERMIGPDATVTLDFALARLAGVIDKLVVYPANMQKNLDRLGGLVHSQRILLKLTQKGASREDAYRLVQRNAMPVWRGEGDFQTLLLADAEVRAFLSEAEIAELFDLGFHLKHVDTIFRRVFGRA, from the coding sequence ATGATCCCGCGCTATTCCCGTCCGCAGATGGCCTCCATCTGGGAGCCCCAGACCCGTTTTCGCATCTGGTTCGAGATCGAGGCCCACGCCGCCGACGCGCAGGCGAAGCTCGGCGTCATTCCCGCCGAGGCCGCGGCGAAGGTGTGGGAGAAGGGCCAGGGCGCGGTGTTCGACGTGGCGCGCATCGACAAGATCGAGCGCACGACCAAGCACGACGTCATCGCCTTTCTCACCCACCTCGCCGAGATCGTCGGGCCGGAGGCGCGCTTCGTCCACCAGGGCATGACCTCGTCGGACGTGCTCGACACCTGCCTCAATGTCCAGCTCACCCGCGCCGCCGACATCCTGATCGCCGATGTCGATGCGGTGCTGGCGGCGCTGGAGAAGCGCGCCTTCGAGCACAGGCTCACCCCCACCATCGGCCGCTCGCACGGCATCCACGCCGAGCCCACCACCTTCGGCGTCAAGCTCGCCGGCCATGCCGCCGCCTTCCAACGCGCCCGCGCCCGGCTGGTGGCGGCGCGCACGGAGGTCGCCACCTGCGCCATCTCCGGCGCGGTCGGCACGTTCGCCCAGATCGACCCGAGCGTTGAAGCCCACGTCGCCGAGAGGATGGGCCTGAGCCCCGAGCCGGTGTCGACCCAAGTGATCCCGCGCGACCGCCACGCGATGTTCTTCGCCACGCTCGGCGTCGTCGCCTCGCAGGTCGAGAACCTCGCCATCGAGGTGCGGCATCTGCAGCGCACCGAGGTGCTGGAAGCCGAGGAGTTCTTCTCCGAAGGGCAGAAGGGCTCCTCTGCCATGCCGCACAAGCGCAACCCGGTGCTGACCGAGAACCTCACCGGCCTCGCCCGCATGGTGCGGGCCTATGTGACGCCGGCACTGGAAAACGTGGCGCTGTGGCACGAGCGCGACATCTCGCACTCGTCGGTCGAGCGGATGATCGGCCCGGACGCCACGGTGACGCTCGATTTCGCGCTGGCGCGGCTGGCTGGCGTCATCGACAAGCTCGTGGTCTATCCCGCCAACATGCAGAAGAATTTGGACAGGCTCGGCGGCCTCGTCCACTCCCAGCGCATCCTGCTCAAGCTGACCCAGAAGGGCGCGAGCCGCGAGGACGCCTACCGGCTGGTGCAGCGCAACGCCATGCCGGTGTGGCGCGGCGAAGGCGACTTCCAGACGCTGCTCTTGGCCGATGCCGAGGTTCGCGCATTCCTGTCGGAGGCGGAGATCGCCGAGCTGTTCGACCTCGGCTTCCACCTGAAGCACGTCGACACGATCTTCCGGCGGGTGTTCGGGCGGGCGTGA